One region of Maylandia zebra isolate NMK-2024a linkage group LG10, Mzebra_GT3a, whole genome shotgun sequence genomic DNA includes:
- the rab38b gene encoding ras-related protein Rab-38b, whose amino-acid sequence MTNYPSHSNGMQSLRKEHLYKVLVIGDLGVGKTSIIRRYVHHTYSTNYRATIGVDFALKVLNWDSETVRLQLWDIAGQERFGNMTRVYYREAMGAFIVFDVTRPTTFEAVVKWKEDLDSKLMLANGKSIATVLLANKCDQGRELTNNGIKMDQFCKDHGFVGWFETSAKDNLNISEAANFLVKHIMATENDILKTVVPDTISPQLKSNRQMSCSGCLK is encoded by the exons ATGACCAACTATCCTTCACACTCCAATGGTATGCAGAGTCTACGGAAAGAGCACCTGTATAAGGTGCTGGTCATCGGAGACCTGGGGGTCGGGAAGACTTCCATCATCAGGCGCTACGTCCACCACACCTACTCCACTAATTACCGGGCTACGATCGGAGTTGACTTCGCCCTGAAAGTGTTAAACTGGGATTCAGAGACGGTGCGGCTCCAGCTGTGGGACATTGCAG GTCAGGAGCGTTTTGGGAACATGACACGAGTGTACTACCGTGAAGCCATGGGGGCCTTCATAGTGTTCGACGTGACACGGCCAACAACCTTTGAGGCTGTCGTTAAGTGGAAAGAAGATCTGGATTCTAAATTAATGCTGGCTAATGGAAAGAGCATCGCCACCGTGCTGCTGGCCAACAAGTGTGACCAGGGCAGGGAGCTGACCAACAATGGCATTAAAATGGACCAGTTTTGCAAGGACCACGGCTTTGTCGGTTGGTTTGAGACTTCTGCCAAG GACAATCTCAACATCAGTGAAGCTGCAAACTTCCTAGTCAAGCACATCATGGCCACAGAAAACGACATCCTGAAAACTGTGGTACCCGACACAATCTCTCCGCAGCTCAAGTCCAACAGGCAGATGAGCTGCTCTGGCTGCTTGAAATAA
- the bach1b gene encoding transcription regulator protein BACH1b: MSAPRSSMFTFESTAHSSHVLSSLDEQRRRDVLCDVTVVVEGQSFRAHRSVLASCSEYFAQRISSFTQHGAVVTLPQEVTVTGFEPLLKFAYTSKLLFGKEDVLEIRNSAVILGFKDLDEGCFEFLLPKFLSTTTKGPPPFKRKTCCKEKSKRPPSEENSNTDSDSVLLDEKEVQPVAESSCQREVVQDCNKSVNNKVGSQKSTDTSALVAEGTNDSFMQCPKYRKFQLACGKDASVTEKSLVKTTGVRNDCVISDLPCSSSANSKNETKTEISGNSVLSGYRQNKGGTDEPWKIQINDGKTENCLGRATALMVKKNTNEGGGKWSEKVRENDIEMDDGLEGASAIASLEISSVQSDSSESSAVLTERSSGLMLHHGPQRALNEGPVICRPLRQERFCMDIEEVISPIVRWPISSQNKAEDKIEGEGKRVDNGFQEARKEGSKNGRVALPVNNITAEKEMAESLARQLGSDIDHCQLNFHDPKGGCPTNIGAQCPQSTSLEWPKHNTPKTSCPLFQDLDQRKYSWKGEGLSECEGASQSGVSSFNSGEDGDSETETEGDSESSAIERARQVQLPFSVDWIVELSRNDFQQLLKQHAFTREQLDFVHDMRRRSKNRLAAQRCRKRKLDCIYNLQCEINKLKTEREKLMLEKSQLSQLKLKTCHSVSALCQRVCSEANLQPEQLQVLAKYTSPDCPLSSFCPHTDTLLSQHGLPLQP; encoded by the exons ATGTCTGCCCCACGGTCGTCTATGTTTACATTCGAGTCCACCGCTCATTCCTCCCATGTGCTGAGCTCCCTGGACGAACAGCGGCGGCGGGACGTGCTGTGCGATGTCACGGTAGTGGTGGAGGGCCAGAGTTTCAGAGCCCACCGCTCGGTGCTCGCTTCCTGTAGCGAGTACTTCGCGCAGAGGATCTCCTCATTCACACAACATGGGGCGGTCGTCACTCTTCCCCAAGAG GTGACAGTCACTGGCTTTGAACCCTTGTTGAAGTTTGCCTACACGTCCAAACTACTCTTTGGAAAAGAGGACGTCCTAGAAATCCGAAACTCGGCGGTCATTCTTGGCTTCAAAGACCTAGATGAGGGATGCTTTGAGTTTCTGCTCCCTAAGTTCCTCTCCACCACCACCAAAGGTCCTCCTCCATTCAAGAGAAAGACCTGTTGTAAAGAGAAGAGCAAGCGGCCGCCTTCAGAGGAAAACAGCAACACAGACTCTGACAGCGTATTGTTGGATGAAAAAGAAGTACAACCAGTTGCTGAGTCATCATGCCAGCGGGAAGTGGTTCAGGACTGTAACAAATCAGTGAACAACAAAGTGGGAAGTCAGAAGAGCACAGACACAAGTGCACTAGTAGCTGAGGGAACAAATGACAGTTTTATGCAGTGTCCAAAGTATCGCAAGTTCCAGCTAGCTTGCGGGAAGGACGCTTCTGTCACAGAGAAGAGCCTGGTCAAAACAACAGGGGTCAGGAATGACTGTGTCATCTCTGACTTGCCGTGTTCCAGCAGTGCAAACAGTAAGAATGAAACTAAGACTGAAATCTCTGGAAATTCAGTCTTAAGTGGCTACAGACAGAATAAAGGAGGGACTGATGAGCCATGGAAAATTCAAATAAATGATGGGAAGACAGAGAACTGCTTGGGCCGAGCGACAGCTCTTATGGTTAAGAAGAACACAAATGAAGGAGGGGGCAAATGGAGCGAGAAAGTACGAGAGAATGATATTGAAATGGACGACGGGCTAGAGGGTGCAAGTGCAATCGCCTCCTTGGAAATATCCAGTGTCCAGTCAGACTCCTCAGAGTCAAGCGCAGTGCTGACTGAGAGGTCATCAGGGTTAATGCTGCACCATGGCCCTCAAAGGGCCTTGAATGAGGGTCCTGTAATCTGTAGACCACTGAGGCAGGAAAGGTTTTGTATGGACATTGAAGAAGTAATAAGCCCTATTGTACGATGGCCAATCTCCAGTCAAAACAAGGCAGAGGATAAGATAGAGGGAGAGGGGAAGAGGGTAGATAATGGCTTTCAAGAAGCAAGAAAAGAAGGAAGCAAAAATGGAAGAGTAGCCTTGCCTGTAAATAATATCACTGCGGAGAAGGAAATGGCTGAGAGCCTGGCACGGCAGCTGGGATCTGATATAGACCACTGTCAGCTCAACTTTCATGACCCCAAGGGCGGATGTCCCACCAATATAGGGGCCCAATGCCCACAGAGCACATCTTTAGAGTGGCCGAAGCATAACACCCCCAAAACAAGCTGTCCCCTTTTCCAGGATCTGGACCAAAGGAAATATTCATGGAAAGGAGAAGGGCTGTCTGAGTGTGAGGGGGCATCTCAGTCAGGTGTGTCCTCCTTTAACTCGGGGGAGGACGGCGACTCGGAGACAGAAACGGAAGGAGACAGCGAGTCCTCCGCAATAGAGAGGGCCAGGCAG GTGCAGCTGCCATTCTCTGTAGACTGGATAGTGGAGCTGAGCCGAAACGACTTCCAGCAGCTGCTAAAGCAACATGCCTTCACGCGTGAACAGCTGGACTTTGTCCATGATATGAGACGACGCAGCAAAAACCGCCTCGCAGCTCAGCGATGCCGCAAGAGAAAACTGGACTGCATATATAATCTGCAGTGTGAAATCAACAAGCTG AAGACGGAGAGGGAGAAACTGATGCTGGAGAAGAGCCAGTTGAGCCAGCTAAAGTTGAAAACGTGTCACAGTGTTTCTGCTTTATGCCAGAGGGTCTGCAGTGAAGCAAATCTACAGCCAGAGCAGCTGCAGGTGTTAGCCAAGTACACCTCCCCAGACTGCCCTCTGTCCTCTTTCTGTCCTCACACAGACACTCTTCTCTCACAGCATGGGTTGCCACTCCAGCCATAG